In one Pseudomonas fitomaticsae genomic region, the following are encoded:
- a CDS encoding Spy/CpxP family protein refolding chaperone, translated as MRKTLIALMFAAALPTVAMAMPQDGGPMGGPLDGPRHGGQMHGMHGKGPYSQLDLSREQREQIRKIMGEQMHERKQTVEKYLEKLSPADQKAMKDEMAANHKKAESDVRAVLKPDQQKKFDEIQKKQAERRAEWAEFKAWKAQQPQKAQ; from the coding sequence ATGCGCAAGACTCTTATCGCTCTGATGTTTGCCGCTGCCCTGCCGACCGTCGCCATGGCCATGCCACAGGATGGCGGCCCGATGGGTGGCCCGCTGGACGGCCCGCGCCATGGCGGTCAGATGCACGGCATGCACGGCAAAGGCCCGTACAGCCAGCTGGACCTGTCACGCGAACAGCGCGAGCAGATCCGCAAGATCATGGGCGAGCAGATGCACGAGCGTAAGCAGACGGTCGAAAAATACCTGGAGAAACTCTCGCCAGCCGACCAGAAAGCCATGAAGGACGAGATGGCGGCCAACCACAAGAAAGCCGAGTCGGATGTCCGCGCCGTGTTGAAACCGGATCAACAGAAGAAATTCGACGAGATCCAGAAGAAACAGGCCGAGCGTCGCGCCGAATGGGCCGAGTTCAAAGCCTGGAAAGCGCAACAGCCGCAAAAGGCGCAATAA